Proteins co-encoded in one Fusarium musae strain F31 chromosome 3, whole genome shotgun sequence genomic window:
- a CDS encoding hypothetical protein (EggNog:ENOG41) — protein sequence MSRSSSVYSDDSRSSAWTTTYTRIPKKQPKALRFLSWVAGAPPGATAVKKRTRDYRDDRSVSSSGSTFSNWDQSDTQLYWVVHPNSYYYSGSSRGSTSSGHSKRSGRSHKSGGGSRKHFDGAVPRPMVQPMNMNGGPPPHPPPPPMAPPMDGGYDGGPGYDAGYGDGIYDEGYDPNFGGPPPPAPMMGGYPGPPPPPMHPPPPMHPHMPGGMPGGAPFIDLTGQNHPGGRGGPSSESDGWSSDED from the coding sequence ATGTCACGTTCATCATCAGTCTACTCAGATGACAGCCGCTCATCGGCATGGACAACTACTTATACCCGGATACCCAAGAAACAGCCCAAGGCTCTCCGCTTCCTCTCATGGGTAGCTGGAGCACCACCTGGAGCTACAGCTGTCAAGAAGAGAACAAGAGACTACCGTGATGACCGTTCGGTCAGTTCCAGTGGCTCGACGTTCTCTAACTGGGATCAATCCGATACACAACTCTACTGGGTTGTTCACCCCAACAGCTACTACTACAGTGGTAGCAGCAGGGGGAGCACCAGCAGTGGACATAGTAAGCGAAGTGGACGGAGCCATAAGAGCGGAGGTGGCTCCCGTAAGCACTTTGACGGAGCCGTTCCCCGGCCGATGGTTCAGCCGATGAACATGAACGGCGGCCCCCCACCACATCCACCTCCGCCTCCGATGGCCCCACCTATGGACGGAGGCTACGACGGAGGCCCCGGCTATGATGCCGGCTACGGCGATGGCATCTATGATGAAGGTTATGATCCCAATTTCGgcggtcctcctcctcctgcccCGATGATGGGTGGATATCCtggccctcctcctcctcccatgCATCCACCACCTCCTATGCATCCCCATATGCCCGGTGGAATGCCCGGCGGAGCTCCTTTTATCGACTTGACTGGCCAGAACCACCCAGGAGGTAGAGGAGGTCCCTCTTCAGAATCAGATGGCTGGAGCTCTGATGAAGATTAA